TATTTTAACAAATATGGAATCAGTTCAACTTTGATAGGAAGACTGGTTCCGGTCATTCGCCAGTTGATTTCACTTCCTGCCGGATTTGCACGAATGAATCTGAAGAACTTTCTGCTTTTCACCTGTATTGGATCAGGAATCTGGAATCTGATACTGGTCTTACTCGGTTTTTTTCTATACTCCCAGAAAGAACTTCTGGAGAGATACTACCACCTAATCTCTTACCTGTTCCTGGGACTGGGAATTGCCTTCTTTGCATTTATCATTCTAAAGGCAACAATTAAAAGTAACCCCCGCACACCGGAAACGGTTACACCTGTGGAAAGCATTCCTCAGAAGATTCAGGAAGAGAGAACAGGTGAAGAATCGCAGTAATTTGCTGCTGATGCAGCCCCTGCGGTGAAATTGTCCTTTCATCGTATCTTTTCCTGCTTTATGTGCAATATCCAACCTTCTATGCCGAAATATTTCTCCGGCACGTTTTCTTTTAAAATTGGGGTATTCAATTAATTTTGCACCGGTTTTGGTTGGAAAAAATGCTGGTTGCAATTATATTGTTATGTTTTCTCTCGATTCTGATTTAACAATATAGAGGAGCTTATTAACATGTCTAAAAACAAAGTACCTCATGATGGTAATTCAGCCTGCGCACACGTAGCGCATGCGGTCAACGAAGTCATTGCCATATACCCGATCACCCCATCATCGAACATGGGTGAGATTGCGGATGAAAAGAGTGCAGCTGGTCAGAAAAATATCTGGGGAACAGTTCCTCAGGTCTCAGAGCTTCAGTCTGAAGGCGGAGCTGCAGGTGCTGTCCATGGTGCACTCTCAGCAGGAGCATTGACTACTACCTTTACCGCCTCACAAGGTCTGCTCCTCATGATCCCCAATATGTACAAGATCGCTGGTGAACTGACTCCAACTGTTTTCCATGTATCTGCACGTGCCATAGCCTGCCAGGGTCTTTCGATTTTCGGTGACCACGGTGATGTGATGGCTGTACGCCAGACAGGCTTTGCATTGCTTTCCTCAACCAGTGTACAGGAAGCCATGGATTTCGCTCTCATTGCCCATAGTGCAACTTTAGAGGCAAGGGTTCCCTTTGTGCATTTCTTTGATGGTTTCCGTACATCACATGAGCTTCAGAAAATCGAGGAGCTCACATTTGATGATATGCGTGCAATGATAAATGACGAGCTGG
The Fibrobacter sp. DNA segment above includes these coding regions:
- a CDS encoding DedA family protein, giving the protein MHELLSTFINWYMEHINYLTVTILMAIESSFIPLPSEIVVPPAAWKAAQGQLNIYGVFGFSTLGALIGAIFNYYFALILGRKVLYALADTKIAHLLMIKQESLQKAEAYFNKYGISSTLIGRLVPVIRQLISLPAGFARMNLKNFLLFTCIGSGIWNLILVLLGFFLYSQKELLERYYHLISYLFLGLGIAFFAFIILKATIKSNPRTPETVTPVESIPQKIQEERTGEESQ